One genomic segment of Prosthecobacter fusiformis includes these proteins:
- a CDS encoding c-type cytochrome, with the protein MTCPARFFVILTLLTSSALHAEPQWIWSSKKAAAQEKVTFKHSFTLKLTPKSASLSLTCDNGATAFINGKQVAVNPDWQKPVKVDVIKALEVGAVNVIEVRATNKGGSAGMIAKLELEKQQGGAEVIETSGEWQATPTGKTEWKPVAVLGAYGIGPWGKVFDGKAGSSKKDAPVIAAAGITVPAGFKVELLYSVPKEEQGSWVALTTDDKGHLIACDQYGSIYRMAVPAIGKTELLKPEKLKLDFGKAHGLLYAFNSLYVMVNENGKENGLYRLKDTDGDDQYDKVEKLINMGGAGEHGLHSMTLSPDGKRIFFNAGNSSELPAELTKSRPAKLWGEDHVLPRMWDANGHARGRMAPGGFICSMDADGKDVELFCYGFRNEFDITFDLSGELFTYDADMEWDIGSPWYRPTRVNHCVSGADYGWRSGSGKWPGYYPDSLPTTLDIGPGSPTGVVSGKGAKFPAKYQRAVFINDWTYGTMWAINLQPKGGSFVAEKEEFVFGKPLPLTDVIIHPQDGAMYFAVGGRRTQSGVYRVIYAGKESTAPVEALPMDEEAHTRLTLETLHAEGGDPQKTLATAWPYLSHSDRHVRYAARVAIEKLPKDLWQEKALAETQPMAVIEGIIALARVNGTKSEAPSEKPAAGSSSPSLSDVAPENVELQLKMLETLSRLEGAELSLNQHLGALRALQLVFTRLGKPAPEVCEAIVEKLEPLFPSENESINRELCQILIALDSTQAPAKTIALMATAKDDFQAVATDAVLSRNDGYANAARAAAGSRPNSQQIAYMFALRNAKAGWTPELRKTFFSWFPRARTWKGGNSFKGFIENIRKDSLATFVPESELAELDAISSKVEGADIPNYVAPKGPGKAWSVDEVVALTSGGLKGRDFKNGEAMYRSVMCATCHRFNGDGGSIGPDLTGSGNRYTMRDLMENIVDPSKVISDQYDSHQITKKDGSTILGRIVVEENGKVFVMANPFAPNDQLAINVSEIASKETRQVSMMPPGLINALNQDELLDLIAYLISGGNEQDKVFK; encoded by the coding sequence ATGACCTGCCCGGCTCGCTTCTTCGTTATACTGACCCTTTTGACTTCCTCAGCTCTTCATGCGGAGCCGCAGTGGATCTGGTCTTCTAAAAAAGCAGCGGCGCAGGAAAAGGTGACCTTTAAGCACAGCTTCACCCTAAAGCTGACACCTAAATCCGCGAGCCTGAGCCTGACCTGTGACAATGGAGCCACTGCTTTCATCAATGGTAAACAGGTGGCTGTGAATCCCGACTGGCAAAAGCCCGTGAAGGTGGATGTTATTAAAGCTCTCGAAGTGGGGGCCGTGAATGTCATCGAAGTACGCGCAACCAACAAAGGTGGCAGCGCGGGCATGATCGCGAAGCTGGAGCTGGAAAAGCAGCAGGGAGGCGCGGAGGTCATCGAGACGAGCGGCGAATGGCAGGCTACTCCAACTGGCAAGACCGAATGGAAACCGGTGGCGGTGCTCGGTGCCTACGGGATTGGGCCATGGGGAAAGGTCTTTGATGGAAAGGCTGGCTCCTCTAAAAAAGATGCGCCGGTGATTGCTGCCGCTGGCATCACAGTACCTGCTGGTTTTAAAGTGGAGCTTTTATACTCGGTGCCGAAAGAGGAGCAAGGCTCCTGGGTGGCCCTAACAACGGATGACAAAGGCCACCTCATCGCCTGTGATCAGTATGGAAGCATCTACCGGATGGCTGTTCCTGCCATCGGCAAAACTGAACTTTTGAAACCCGAAAAACTCAAGCTGGATTTCGGCAAGGCTCATGGGCTTCTGTACGCCTTCAACAGCCTCTATGTCATGGTCAATGAGAATGGCAAAGAGAACGGTCTCTATCGGCTCAAGGATACGGATGGTGATGATCAGTATGACAAGGTGGAAAAGCTCATCAACATGGGCGGTGCTGGTGAGCATGGTCTGCATAGCATGACCCTCAGTCCGGATGGCAAGCGCATCTTTTTCAATGCGGGCAACAGCAGCGAACTGCCTGCTGAGCTGACAAAAAGCCGCCCTGCCAAACTGTGGGGTGAGGATCATGTGCTCCCTCGCATGTGGGATGCCAATGGTCATGCACGTGGACGCATGGCCCCTGGCGGATTCATTTGCAGCATGGATGCGGATGGCAAAGATGTGGAACTCTTCTGTTACGGATTCCGAAATGAATTCGACATCACATTCGACCTCAGCGGCGAGCTATTCACTTATGATGCCGACATGGAGTGGGACATCGGTTCTCCCTGGTACCGCCCTACTCGTGTGAACCATTGCGTGAGCGGTGCTGACTACGGCTGGCGCAGCGGCAGCGGCAAGTGGCCCGGATATTACCCGGACAGCCTCCCCACCACACTGGACATCGGCCCAGGAAGCCCCACGGGTGTGGTCAGTGGCAAAGGCGCCAAATTTCCCGCCAAGTATCAGCGCGCGGTATTCATCAATGACTGGACCTACGGCACCATGTGGGCCATCAACCTCCAGCCTAAAGGAGGCAGTTTTGTGGCAGAAAAAGAGGAGTTTGTTTTTGGTAAACCACTGCCTCTGACAGACGTCATCATCCATCCTCAAGATGGTGCTATGTATTTCGCTGTGGGTGGTCGCCGCACTCAGTCTGGAGTCTATCGTGTGATCTATGCCGGGAAAGAATCCACGGCACCCGTGGAGGCATTGCCAATGGATGAGGAAGCCCACACGCGCCTCACCTTGGAAACCCTGCACGCGGAAGGTGGCGATCCTCAAAAGACCCTTGCCACAGCCTGGCCCTACCTGAGCCACAGCGACCGCCATGTGCGTTATGCGGCTCGTGTCGCTATTGAAAAGCTGCCCAAGGATCTCTGGCAGGAAAAGGCACTGGCAGAAACTCAGCCTATGGCCGTCATCGAAGGCATCATTGCCCTTGCGCGGGTCAACGGGACGAAGAGCGAAGCCCCATCTGAAAAGCCAGCCGCAGGTTCTTCATCGCCGAGCCTCAGTGACGTTGCCCCCGAAAACGTAGAGCTTCAGTTGAAAATGCTGGAGACTCTCAGTCGCCTGGAAGGTGCAGAATTGAGCCTCAATCAGCACCTCGGTGCTTTGCGTGCTTTGCAGCTCGTCTTCACCCGTCTCGGCAAACCTGCTCCAGAAGTTTGTGAAGCGATTGTGGAAAAACTGGAGCCGCTTTTTCCAAGTGAGAATGAAAGCATCAACCGTGAGCTTTGCCAGATTCTCATCGCCCTGGATTCTACACAGGCCCCAGCCAAGACGATTGCTCTGATGGCCACTGCCAAAGACGACTTCCAGGCCGTTGCCACAGATGCCGTGCTCAGTCGCAATGATGGTTATGCCAACGCTGCCCGTGCCGCTGCTGGCAGCCGCCCAAACTCCCAGCAGATCGCCTACATGTTCGCGCTGCGGAATGCCAAGGCCGGCTGGACGCCAGAGTTGCGCAAGACCTTCTTCTCCTGGTTCCCTCGCGCCCGCACATGGAAGGGTGGCAACAGTTTCAAGGGTTTCATCGAAAACATCCGCAAGGATTCCCTGGCCACATTTGTGCCAGAGTCGGAACTAGCAGAACTGGATGCCATCAGCAGCAAAGTGGAGGGTGCCGACATCCCCAATTACGTCGCACCCAAAGGACCGGGTAAAGCCTGGTCGGTGGATGAGGTTGTCGCCCTTACATCCGGCGGACTCAAAGGCCGCGACTTCAAAAATGGCGAGGCCATGTACCGCAGCGTCATGTGCGCCACTTGCCACCGCTTCAACGGTGACGGCGGCAGTATCGGTCCGGACCTCACCGGCAGTGGCAACCGTTATACCATGCGCGACCTCATGGAAAACATCGTGGATCCCAGCAAGGTTATTTCCGACCAGTATGACAGTCACCAAATCACCAAAAAGGACGGCAGTACCATCCTGGGCCGCATCGTCGTCGAGGAGAATGGCAAGGTCTTCGTGATGGCCAATCCCTTCGCCCCGAATGACCAACTCGCCATCAATGTGAGCGAGATCGCCAGCAAAGAAACGCGCCAGGTTTCCATGATGCCTCCCGGCCTCATCAACGCCCTCAACCAGGACGAACTCCTCGACCTGATCGCCTATCTCATCAGCGGCGGCAATGAGCAGGACAAGGTATTCAAATAG
- a CDS encoding addiction module protein, with amino-acid sequence MTAAVEHIKKEIRSLGPDEIEALLRDLQNEYVLPPTDDEFASIEAEWDAEIDRRMQDVIEGRVELIPGEEADRQTDALFAKLGITRPVYRP; translated from the coding sequence ATGACGGCCGCCGTTGAGCACATCAAAAAGGAGATCCGCAGTCTCGGTCCTGATGAGATCGAAGCCCTCCTGCGTGATCTCCAAAACGAGTACGTCCTGCCCCCCACTGATGACGAATTCGCCTCTATCGAAGCCGAATGGGACGCGGAAATAGACCGGCGCATGCAGGACGTTATCGAAGGCAGGGTGGAGTTGATTCCAGGCGAGGAAGCAGATCGTCAGACGGATGCTTTGTTTGCCAAATTGGGAATAACACGTCCGGTTTATCGTCCGTGA
- a CDS encoding prenyltransferase/squalene oxidase repeat-containing protein — protein sequence MSFRLEMLQVARVAPKLLGESTELVATFLNSRLHPDGGFMDRDGKPDLYYTVFGMEGLMALQASPPVELTRSWLGHFGDGAGLDFVHLCCLARCWAGIGMAGFPEASRVKLAERIEAYRTPDGGYHQAPGRKNGSAYGCLIAWGGYQDLGLLPPDAMNIALCMDSLETPDGAWSNEPGIRLGSTTATAAMLSLYRHLQMPPPPASVEWLVRQCLPGGGFLAIQGAPIPDLLSTAVALHALSGNDAAIERVREPCLDFVDSLWSAEGGFHGNWTDDTLDPEYTYYGLLALGHLAL from the coding sequence ATGTCCTTCAGACTCGAAATGCTTCAGGTCGCCAGGGTGGCCCCCAAGCTCCTGGGTGAATCCACAGAGCTTGTTGCCACTTTTTTAAACTCCCGCCTCCACCCGGATGGCGGATTCATGGACCGTGACGGTAAACCGGATCTCTATTACACGGTCTTTGGCATGGAAGGCCTCATGGCTTTACAAGCCAGTCCTCCCGTTGAATTAACACGCTCCTGGTTAGGCCATTTTGGGGATGGCGCAGGCCTTGACTTTGTCCACCTGTGCTGCCTCGCACGCTGCTGGGCTGGCATTGGCATGGCTGGATTCCCCGAAGCCTCGCGTGTTAAACTGGCAGAACGCATCGAAGCCTATCGCACCCCCGACGGAGGTTATCATCAGGCACCTGGACGTAAGAATGGCAGTGCTTACGGCTGCCTCATTGCCTGGGGCGGCTATCAGGACCTGGGGCTGCTGCCACCGGATGCGATGAACATCGCCCTCTGCATGGACAGTCTGGAAACACCCGATGGAGCCTGGTCCAATGAACCCGGCATCCGCCTTGGCTCCACCACCGCCACAGCCGCCATGCTATCGCTCTACCGCCACCTGCAAATGCCCCCACCTCCAGCCAGTGTGGAGTGGCTGGTCCGCCAGTGCCTTCCCGGAGGTGGCTTCCTGGCCATACAAGGTGCCCCCATCCCGGACCTCCTCTCCACCGCCGTAGCCCTTCACGCCCTCTCCGGCAATGACGCCGCCATCGAACGTGTGCGCGAACCCTGCCTCGACTTCGTGGACAGCCTCTGGAGTGCCGAGGGCGGCTTTCACGGCAACTGGACCGACGACACCCTCGACCCCGAATATACCTACTACGGCCTGCTCGCCCTCGGGCACCTGGCGCTATAA
- a CDS encoding SMP-30/gluconolactonase/LRE family protein, whose translation MTKPEIVGTYTSVWGEGPIWDKNRLLYVDIESYKIIAFYPATGEEKIWDVGQRVGTVVVREKGGLVWAGDQGFFFLDEETGISTPIADPEPDLLDNRFNDGKCDPLGRFWAGTICLKKRPDASLYCLRKDLTVEKKFGPVTNSNGIIWSRDGETMFYIDTPSKKIRAFDFDITTADISNERVIWDTSADSSSPDGMTIDSEDRLWIAFCHGAKVVCFDPATSQVVQQIDFPCVETTACAFGGPELRDLYVTTGVKGDLEEAHAGRLFVCRPGAQGVPSVAFAG comes from the coding sequence ATGACCAAACCTGAAATTGTCGGCACATACACTTCCGTCTGGGGCGAAGGCCCGATCTGGGACAAAAACCGTCTGCTTTATGTGGACATCGAAAGCTATAAGATCATCGCCTTCTACCCAGCCACCGGGGAGGAAAAGATCTGGGATGTAGGCCAGCGTGTAGGCACGGTGGTGGTCCGCGAAAAAGGCGGCCTCGTCTGGGCGGGGGATCAGGGTTTCTTTTTCCTGGATGAAGAAACAGGAATCAGCACCCCGATTGCCGATCCTGAGCCGGATCTCCTCGACAACCGCTTTAATGACGGCAAGTGCGACCCCCTCGGCCGTTTTTGGGCAGGCACGATCTGCCTCAAGAAACGCCCGGATGCCTCCCTTTATTGTCTCCGCAAAGATCTCACGGTGGAAAAGAAATTCGGCCCAGTGACCAATTCCAACGGCATCATCTGGAGCCGCGACGGCGAAACCATGTTCTACATCGATACGCCGAGTAAAAAGATCCGTGCCTTTGACTTCGATATTACCACTGCTGACATCAGCAACGAGCGTGTCATTTGGGATACCAGCGCAGATTCCAGCAGCCCCGACGGAATGACGATCGACAGTGAGGACCGCCTCTGGATCGCCTTCTGTCATGGGGCCAAGGTTGTCTGTTTTGATCCGGCCACTTCGCAGGTGGTGCAGCAGATTGATTTCCCCTGTGTCGAGACAACGGCCTGCGCCTTTGGTGGCCCGGAGCTGCGTGATCTCTACGTAACGACAGGTGTCAAAGGTGACCTGGAAGAAGCCCATGCCGGCCGTCTCTTCGTCTGCCGTCCAGGTGCTCAGGGCGTGCCCAGCGTTGCGTTTGCCGGATAA
- a CDS encoding glycine zipper domain-containing protein, producing the protein MKRIFITLIAISSLASCATGPNAQTGTVVGGLGGAALGGIVGNQSGRGLEGAAIGAGLGALAGNAIGNSQDQRNYQRGRYYNNGRYYNQRGYRNNRYYYY; encoded by the coding sequence ATGAAACGCATTTTTATTACACTCATTGCCATCTCTTCGCTGGCCTCTTGCGCCACTGGTCCTAACGCACAGACCGGAACCGTCGTCGGCGGTCTGGGCGGTGCAGCCTTAGGCGGTATCGTCGGCAATCAAAGTGGTCGTGGCCTGGAAGGCGCTGCCATCGGTGCTGGTCTCGGAGCCCTAGCTGGAAATGCCATTGGCAACTCCCAGGACCAACGGAATTATCAGCGCGGTCGCTACTACAACAATGGTCGTTATTACAACCAGCGTGGCTATCGGAACAACCGTTACTATTACTATTGA
- a CDS encoding cation:proton antiporter, with the protein MLPRLTPLLAAAEGLPPLFTLLAVMLTTVVFVSLLLLKLQQSLLAGYFICGVIVANSGVLDLLGGGESEARIAQMSEFGVMLLMFTLGMEFSLSDLRYVRRLAFVGGGWQMGLCILIAGAGAWIGGLSMTGAILLAVALAMSSTAVSLKTFQDLGLESSTGARMALAVAIFQDLFIIVFFLVLPLLLHEGGADQSIWQRVGSLLGRGGLFVILAGVAARWVIPMLLNAVTRTRNRELFTLSVVGSCLGLAFIGGLLQLGLALGAFVAGLAVSESIFKHRILADIMPIKDLFLTLFFVSVGLMIDLQVAAIYWKPILALTTVIMVAKAGLITLIARLLGLAHRQSLMAGLGLCSAGEFSLVLLQKAGHAGVWDSGTQQTFIASAALSMGLLPALMRAGEPLGTRLEKLGWGRKKPALPESAPMRQKMSVMHDHAIICGYGPVGQQLNKSLHDEGVSTLIVELNAETVSLLKRQGQAVLFADAAHAETWELTRLSEARMVAFTFPDATLTLQALSQIREHRKDIPVLARARFASDVERLKRFGATVVINDEIEAARAVVEQGRVL; encoded by the coding sequence ATGCTTCCCCGCCTGACTCCCCTGCTCGCTGCTGCTGAGGGGCTGCCGCCTCTCTTTACACTCCTGGCGGTCATGCTCACCACGGTGGTCTTTGTCTCCCTGCTGTTGCTAAAACTTCAGCAGTCCCTCCTGGCGGGATACTTCATCTGCGGTGTCATCGTCGCCAATAGCGGCGTTTTGGATCTGCTGGGTGGTGGCGAATCTGAAGCACGCATTGCACAAATGTCAGAGTTTGGTGTGATGTTGCTCATGTTCACCCTGGGCATGGAGTTTTCCTTGAGTGACCTGCGTTACGTCCGGCGCCTAGCTTTCGTCGGGGGTGGTTGGCAGATGGGATTGTGCATCCTTATTGCCGGTGCAGGCGCTTGGATCGGTGGTCTTTCGATGACAGGTGCAATCCTGCTGGCCGTGGCTCTGGCCATGAGTTCCACTGCGGTCAGTTTAAAAACATTTCAGGATTTGGGTCTCGAATCCAGCACGGGTGCACGAATGGCCCTGGCGGTGGCCATTTTCCAGGATCTCTTCATCATTGTCTTTTTCCTGGTCCTTCCCCTTCTTCTTCATGAAGGCGGTGCAGACCAGAGCATTTGGCAGCGCGTCGGCTCACTGCTGGGGCGAGGTGGCCTCTTTGTCATCCTCGCTGGCGTAGCCGCACGCTGGGTCATTCCCATGCTGCTGAATGCCGTCACCCGCACCCGTAACCGTGAGCTCTTCACCCTGAGTGTCGTCGGCTCCTGCCTCGGCTTGGCTTTCATCGGGGGCCTTCTTCAGCTTGGCCTTGCCCTGGGGGCCTTTGTCGCTGGCTTGGCCGTCAGCGAATCCATCTTCAAACATCGCATCCTTGCGGACATCATGCCCATCAAGGATCTTTTTCTCACCCTGTTCTTTGTCTCGGTGGGATTGATGATCGACCTTCAAGTGGCAGCCATATATTGGAAACCCATCCTGGCCCTCACGACAGTCATCATGGTGGCCAAGGCTGGATTGATCACCCTCATTGCACGCCTACTCGGCCTAGCTCACCGGCAGTCACTGATGGCCGGTTTGGGACTTTGCAGCGCAGGGGAGTTTTCCTTGGTACTGTTACAGAAGGCCGGCCACGCGGGAGTTTGGGATTCCGGCACCCAACAGACATTCATCGCCAGCGCCGCGCTCAGCATGGGGCTTCTTCCCGCTTTGATGCGCGCCGGAGAACCTCTTGGAACTCGTTTGGAAAAACTCGGCTGGGGAAGAAAAAAACCTGCTCTTCCTGAATCTGCCCCCATGCGCCAAAAGATGAGTGTGATGCATGATCACGCCATCATCTGCGGATATGGTCCGGTAGGACAGCAACTGAACAAGTCTCTACACGACGAAGGTGTCTCCACACTCATCGTAGAACTGAATGCAGAAACAGTGAGCCTGTTAAAGCGTCAAGGTCAGGCCGTCCTCTTTGCCGACGCCGCCCATGCGGAAACCTGGGAACTCACCCGTCTTTCTGAAGCCCGCATGGTCGCCTTTACCTTCCCTGATGCCACATTGACCTTGCAGGCCTTGTCACAAATACGCGAGCACCGAAAGGATATTCCGGTGCTCGCAAGGGCAAGATTCGCTTCAGACGTTGAACGCTTGAAACGCTTCGGTGCCACGGTAGTGATCAATGATGAAATTGAGGCGGCCCGAGCTGTTGTGGAGCAAGGGCGCGTCCTCTGA
- a CDS encoding polysaccharide pyruvyl transferase family protein: MNRRLFLTQALAASALPSFISAADAAPKKKILLRSSWQTENIGDIAHTPGMLKLLETYLPEYEVTLWPGSVENGVDKMLMKRFPKLKILAKGDTAKEEAFKSHDFLLHGSGPGISSGSIVDWTQKTGGKPYGIAGVTWGYINAKAGLEVINGSQFTFFRDSVSLETAKKLEATCPIMEFGPDATFACDLVSDEPAAAWLKEVGLEDGKFVCCIPKLRRTPYWEIKKHVPFNEKSHAYNEKMKEHDIAPLRNAVIAVVRETSMKVLLCPEDASQMKLNKEMIYDKLPADVKDRVVWREQYWLTDFAQGVYNRCAGLFGNEQHSPILCIGHGIPAIVCRYKEQTSKGFMWKDIGLSEWLFDHDKDEAEKGLTPAVLAIINDQAAARAKALKAKGIADDRMKRMMTVLREELEK; this comes from the coding sequence ATGAACCGCCGTTTATTTCTAACACAAGCTCTCGCTGCCAGCGCCCTCCCTTCCTTCATTTCGGCTGCCGATGCCGCTCCGAAAAAGAAGATCCTGCTGCGCTCCTCCTGGCAGACGGAAAATATTGGAGACATCGCGCATACGCCGGGGATGTTGAAGCTTTTGGAAACCTACCTGCCGGAGTATGAGGTCACTCTGTGGCCAGGTAGCGTGGAGAATGGGGTGGACAAAATGCTGATGAAGCGTTTTCCAAAACTCAAGATCCTGGCCAAGGGTGACACGGCGAAAGAAGAGGCTTTCAAGAGCCATGACTTCCTGCTTCATGGTTCAGGCCCAGGCATCTCCAGCGGGAGCATTGTTGACTGGACACAAAAGACCGGAGGCAAGCCCTACGGCATCGCTGGGGTAACCTGGGGCTACATAAATGCCAAGGCGGGGCTGGAGGTGATCAATGGCTCCCAATTCACCTTTTTCCGGGATTCAGTTTCGCTGGAGACGGCGAAGAAACTAGAAGCGACCTGCCCGATCATGGAGTTCGGACCGGATGCGACGTTTGCCTGCGATCTGGTTTCCGATGAACCTGCAGCGGCTTGGTTAAAGGAAGTCGGCCTTGAAGATGGCAAGTTCGTTTGCTGCATTCCGAAGCTGCGGCGCACGCCGTATTGGGAGATCAAAAAGCATGTGCCCTTCAATGAAAAGTCCCATGCATACAATGAGAAAATGAAGGAGCACGACATCGCTCCTCTGCGTAATGCGGTGATTGCGGTGGTGCGTGAAACCTCAATGAAGGTCCTGCTGTGCCCGGAAGATGCGAGCCAGATGAAACTGAACAAGGAGATGATCTACGACAAGCTGCCTGCGGATGTGAAAGACCGGGTGGTGTGGCGTGAGCAATACTGGCTGACGGACTTTGCCCAAGGAGTCTATAACCGTTGTGCGGGCTTGTTCGGCAATGAGCAACACAGCCCCATCCTGTGCATCGGTCATGGCATTCCCGCCATCGTCTGCCGCTATAAGGAGCAGACAAGCAAGGGCTTTATGTGGAAAGATATCGGTCTTTCGGAATGGCTTTTCGACCATGACAAAGACGAGGCGGAAAAAGGTCTGACACCGGCCGTTCTGGCGATCATCAATGACCAAGCTGCTGCGCGAGCCAAGGCGCTCAAGGCCAAGGGCATCGCCGATGACCGGATGAAGCGGATGATGACTGTCCTCCGTGAGGAGCTGGAAAAGTAG
- a CDS encoding YebC/PmpR family DNA-binding transcriptional regulator, which translates to MGAQWKQKWRELAADQKGKLVGKLTREIQVAARLGGPDPDLNARLFAGIAAARKQSVTRDSIERAIAKGAGIGGEQVNYQTVMFEGFGPHRVPVMVECLTDNNNRTSSEVRVLFKAGSMGTPGSVAWMFDHCGLIEGQHTDKAIDIEVAALEAEADNVEPLELDEEEAAGHIGARFFCPIPSLDTVTKALKAAGWSITTSEMHYQPKDYPELTEAQRDDVTNFLQGLDGHADVHRVYAALK; encoded by the coding sequence ATGGGCGCACAATGGAAACAAAAATGGCGGGAACTGGCCGCCGATCAAAAAGGCAAACTCGTCGGCAAACTGACGCGTGAAATTCAGGTGGCCGCACGTCTTGGCGGCCCGGACCCTGATCTCAATGCACGCCTCTTCGCGGGCATCGCCGCCGCTCGTAAACAGAGCGTCACCCGCGATTCCATTGAGCGGGCCATCGCCAAAGGCGCAGGCATTGGCGGTGAGCAGGTCAACTACCAGACCGTGATGTTCGAAGGCTTCGGCCCCCATCGTGTCCCCGTCATGGTGGAATGCCTTACCGATAATAACAACCGTACCTCCTCAGAAGTACGTGTACTTTTCAAAGCCGGCAGCATGGGCACCCCAGGCTCCGTTGCCTGGATGTTTGATCATTGCGGTCTGATCGAAGGTCAGCATACCGACAAGGCCATCGACATCGAAGTCGCCGCCCTTGAGGCTGAAGCAGACAATGTGGAACCGCTGGAGTTGGATGAAGAAGAAGCCGCAGGTCACATCGGAGCCCGTTTCTTCTGCCCCATCCCTTCCCTGGACACAGTGACCAAGGCGCTCAAAGCAGCCGGATGGAGCATCACCACCTCTGAAATGCACTACCAGCCGAAGGACTATCCTGAACTCACCGAAGCCCAGCGCGACGATGTGACCAACTTCCTCCAAGGGCTGGACGGTCACGCGGACGTACATCGCGTTTATGCGGCTCTCAAATAA
- the wecB gene encoding non-hydrolyzing UDP-N-acetylglucosamine 2-epimerase → MTDISRAKRLLFVLGTRPEMIKVAPLILEARKQGSEAILVNSGQHADLLTPLFDLFDVHPAHDLEAMVAGQPLNRLLSRVIDRLDPVLEEVKPDYVLVQGDTATALGGAQAAFHRKIPVGHIEAGLRSGNPLSPFPEEMNRRLVSQLASIHFAATERNRAALLAEGILDSQILVTGNTVVDALHHTLAHALPGADMGVLRKQIAGRKVVLLTTHRRENFGDTMRTHLRLLRRFAEAHPELCVVFPMHPNPAVKEAAAEELGGCDQIIITTPMGYADFVHLLSDAWLIVSDSGGIQEEAASLGKPILVLRENTERPEGVDAGVARLVGECASDLESLLNEAVADAVWFAHAAGAEKVFGDGHASERIIAHLLKS, encoded by the coding sequence ATGACGGATATTTCCAGAGCCAAACGCCTGCTTTTCGTTCTGGGTACACGTCCAGAAATGATCAAAGTGGCACCGCTTATTCTGGAAGCCCGCAAACAAGGATCTGAAGCCATTTTGGTAAACAGTGGGCAGCATGCCGATCTGCTGACGCCACTCTTTGATCTATTTGATGTGCATCCCGCGCATGACCTGGAGGCGATGGTAGCTGGACAGCCATTAAACCGGCTGCTTTCGCGGGTGATCGACCGTTTAGATCCGGTGCTGGAGGAAGTGAAACCGGACTACGTGCTGGTGCAGGGGGATACGGCGACGGCCTTGGGCGGAGCGCAGGCAGCTTTTCACCGCAAGATACCCGTGGGGCATATTGAGGCGGGGCTGCGCTCTGGCAATCCACTGAGTCCTTTCCCGGAAGAGATGAACCGTCGGCTTGTCTCGCAACTGGCTTCTATACACTTTGCAGCGACTGAGCGAAACCGTGCCGCGCTGCTGGCAGAGGGGATCCTGGACTCCCAGATCCTGGTTACTGGAAATACGGTCGTGGATGCACTGCACCATACGCTGGCCCATGCACTGCCTGGGGCTGACATGGGAGTGCTGAGGAAACAGATCGCAGGACGTAAGGTGGTGCTGCTGACCACTCATCGGCGCGAAAACTTCGGTGATACCATGCGGACGCATTTGCGGTTGCTACGCCGTTTCGCCGAAGCGCATCCTGAGCTGTGTGTGGTCTTTCCGATGCATCCGAATCCCGCAGTCAAAGAAGCTGCGGCGGAGGAACTGGGCGGTTGTGACCAGATTATCATCACAACGCCGATGGGCTATGCAGATTTTGTGCATCTCCTTTCGGATGCGTGGCTCATTGTCAGCGATTCCGGCGGTATCCAGGAAGAGGCGGCCTCCCTGGGCAAGCCCATCCTGGTGCTGCGGGAAAATACGGAACGGCCGGAAGGTGTGGATGCGGGCGTGGCGCGGCTGGTCGGCGAATGTGCAAGCGACCTGGAATCACTTTTGAATGAGGCAGTGGCTGATGCGGTCTGGTTCGCGCATGCCGCTGGGGCGGAGAAGGTCTTTGGGGACGGTCACGCCTCCGAGCGCATCATCGCCCATCTGCTGAAATCTTAA